From Leptolyngbya sp. 'hensonii':
CTCATTTATGCCCATGTCAATCCCTATGGTGTCTTTCGACTCAACATGACCGAACGGTTACAAATCGAATCCCTTGCCAGCTAACGTCAGCCCTCCTCCGTTTGCAAGTGTTGTTAGCCAGGGTGATCTGTCCCTGGCAACCTGAAAACCTGCGCTTAAGCTCTATAAGACAAACTTATGGAAAAACTTCAAAAATAGGGGACTTTCGTCCTTGGTATTGGCTAATTGCATCTCATGACAGCTTCGCTTCAATAACCCCTAGATAGAGATAACTGGAGTTGATGAACTTCAGATAGAGATAATTGCACTTATCTCTATCTGACTATCCTAAGATTATTTTCGCGGCTCCCCGGAAATATAAGAGTCTCAGGCATAATAGGGATGGTTTGGGAAGCACGGGGTATGGGGCGAGCGCTTAATGAAAATTGCTGGGCGTGCAGTTTGTTGACAGCTGCTGAGGTCAAAACTTCTGAGGAGAAAATAGCAATTTACCAGTGAGATTCACATGAAATCGAATTGCCAGTTACATGGTATCGATGTTCTATGGAGCGGTTTAAAATAGGATCTAGAAGTTGAATTTCAAAACCAACGGAATTTACAATATGTTGCTTAGCTGGTAAGGTTCCGCAGAACAAAGCACTGCCTATGGATAAACTTTTCCCAGCATCGGCATAAGCTTCAATTAGATATTCTGGCTTCTGTAAACTTGCCACAGAGTCTTCTTGGTAAAGGTGTCGTTCTCCATCTTTAACTAGGAAAGAGCGAAGAAGCAGTTGATCCCAATGTCGAGTCAAATCACCGAAATACCAGAGTTTAGATGCCATTGGTTTAGCACATACTTGCTTTGAGTGTAGGATATCTTGACGTTCTAGTGCTCGATCTGTATGGTCTGACCCCACTCCTATCCACAACCCGTCAGGTAGAGTCAAAACGACAATTTCTACTTCGCCCGATGATTGACTTGCATCGACTTTAATAACATTCGTGATGGTAAGTAATTGGGCTGAAACAGAGTAGAAAGACGGGATAGAAGTAGGGCGAGGAATTCCTATTGCTTCTAGTTCAAGGATATGCTGCTCAATTGCTTGGGGGTTGCGACCTGTCCATCCAGCTAGTACTAATTGATCAATAGTTGCTTCTGACAGGAAAACTTGATCGTCTCGATAGCAGGTGAACTGAAGCGTAACGCTGCTGTTCCTGTTCATGCTGCCTCCTTGCAATACCTGTCGATTGCACTGGCAATTCGGGTAATTGCGATGTCTAGAATTTCTGGAGGGTAATTGAGGGCAAAACGCAAAAAGCCTTGCCCGAACTCTCCGC
This genomic window contains:
- a CDS encoding DUF2848 domain-containing protein: MNRNSSVTLQFTCYRDDQVFLSEATIDQLVLAGWTGRNPQAIEQHILELEAIGIPRPTSIPSFYSVSAQLLTITNVIKVDASQSSGEVEIVVLTLPDGLWIGVGSDHTDRALERQDILHSKQVCAKPMASKLWYFGDLTRHWDQLLLRSFLVKDGERHLYQEDSVASLQKPEYLIEAYADAGKSLSIGSALFCGTLPAKQHIVNSVGFEIQLLDPILNRSIEHRYHVTGNSISCESHW